The region CATTGTCAATTTTATGACATCTGACTCGTTGAACTGCAGCTAGTAGGATACTTGGAATACCGACTTTGAGATCTGATTGAGAGATGAAATGATTTGAGGTTCATGCAGGTTAAGACTGAACTTTCAAACAGTGGAAATTAGCAGATGTTGCTTGATCATGCATTCACCTATGAGCACCAATCCACAGCAGTTCTTTGAGCCAGATCTGGGATATATGCAATGAACCATCATGAGGATTCAGAACTCATTTCTTTCCAGCCTCTGCATATGCAGTAACTAAACTTAGTAAATCCTATATTTAAAGTGCAGAGTTGAAATGAGGCATTGAAATTCTGAAGACTGAAAATGCAACGGCAGCATCAATTCACATGTCTAGGTCTATCTCTCTTCTCTAATCTTGCTTTAGCTCTCTCTGTGTAGCTCTTGTAATGATGGCACTTAGCAACTGATTCCGTGTTTGCCTAACTGGAAGTGAGATTCCTAAATGGTTAAGTCATCAGATCAGAGTCTGGGTTCTTTAGTTATCAGTAATCTGATAGGATTTGCTACTTGTGCTATTTCAGATTTCCACATCCAGCTGCTCTTGTccaaataattttagaatacCTTACTATCATAGGCCAAATAATGTTCTACTTGCTTGTTTCTTTATTACTAATCAGTGTGAATACCTTATAAATACTCTCACACGTGTCTCATTCCCTAATGGTAGCTTGGGCAATAAATGCACCCAGATTGGGTCAGATCACATTTGGCTACTGTAAGCTTGCATCTTGTCAAAGATGAACTTAACCATCTTAGGCCATGTTTAGTTTGGAGGATGAGGGAGGTTGGGAGCTGATAAAACATTTTCAAGAGTTGTTATCAGCTGTTGGATTTCATCTAACAGTTCCAACAATTCATAACAATAATAGTTGAATCAAATAGTCCCTTACGCTATCATTTTATCATTGGTATGGATCTGGTCCGCATATACATATTCGGAAGAGTACTCTGCGCCTTGTATATGCAGAAGATGTGAAATgagcaaataaaattaatggagTATACAGCatatttttgaagttttaaacgAACTTATATTCAGAAACTTGCTTCTCTTCGGCTTACATTTAGAAACTTGCTTTATCAATTGCTGAAAATGATCATTATTGCATTCTTACTAGTTAATCCGTCACAAATGATGGAGATTGAGCATTCACTTTCCGTTATAAATTTGTAAGAGTCTAAGTTTTCCATCACAAAAAAAGAAGTGATGCCTTTTATGCTGACAGTCAGAAATCAGTGGAAGTTTTTTTTGTAGTGTAGGAGCAGTCATATTAAGTTTGTTAAACTGTAAATtcagatcaatttcatattttgGGTGCAGCTCTTGGATCAGCTGTTATTTTTGAATTCCTGGTGGTACTTTGTCTTGGAATAATTCTTCTATTTTTTACATGCATGTCTATTGTCTTATTTAGTTCCCTATATGTCAAATGCGTGTCTCTGTTCTCTTTCATCTgaaaaatttcagaattttgttttctcataatttattttaatcatatgACTTCATGTTCTGTAGTTGTTTCAGCAATTTTCAGATGAACAAGCCATGACTTACCTGGGTGATTATCTTAATCAGGATATTGAGCTATGTGCAGAAAAATCTCTCTCCCAACCAGAACATGCTAAAATATCAGAGATTTGCATATCAGAAACCTGATTCCAGAAAGGTTCAGGGAATTTGGGAGGCAGGAGAGGGCTCTTCCTGTCAGGACAAGGCTTTAAATACGCGTGAAGATTTCTTCTTCAATGAATTTGGTGTTCCAGTAAGCATGACCCCTAGTAAGTTACCTCCTTTTTACTGCACTACTTTTTACTATCAGAGCTGCAAGTTCAGGCTATGCTAGCATTGAAATATTGTGCGAGTAAATGAAAGAGAATGAGATGCTACGTAAAGAACATTGGGAGGCaatagacaatattatctttaataaataggtaatggttaaaatatattaaaaatgtaaatatatgGATTATGacttgattaaattaattaaatatgatgCTTAGGAGCAGGCATGGACCGCTTATTGGTCCATAAATGTTATTTGTAAACCGGTCTATGACGTTATAGTTAAAATCTaaagctaaaatttaaaattgttaaatcaTTTATGTATGTGTGTGTATgtaatttatatgaaaaatataaattacttgAAAGCATGTTAATCGGTTACATCCTAAACCAAAACCattaacaataaaatttaaaaacatcaaactTAAATCTAAACTTTTGAACCGATTAAccatatttttttgtttgtttttttggttttgattctgTTAAACGGTTTGATCGATTTTTTTGCACATCCTTAATGATATTCATCAAAGGTAAAATGAAATTTACCTTTTCTGATTGAAGGTAAAGAATTTGTTATTAACGTTCATGAATCAGACCTCCCAACTCTGTTGCTTGATAGCTTTGCGAGTACACAACCATCTACCGACTTAGATTCTGAGTCAGAATCTGTTTTCAATTCAACCTCCTGCAAATTAGGTAATAAGAATTCAGTCTTGTCATTGCGTTCTCCCAGCAGCAGTTCAGATCATAGGGTAAACAATCCTGATGCTACTATACCAAATCCTGATATGTCTCTCATTACTCTTCGCAAAAAATTTCTGAAACCAATTATCTCTAGAGAGGATTCTCCTTTGGATAATATCATTCCTTTGTCTGATAATCACGTTACTGGCAGCAACAGGTCTCATGTTGAAGAAACACCTATTATTGCAGAGAAGACAGAGGCACAGAAAACTTGGGATGTTGGCTTTCAGTTGGGTCTGTTTAACAAAGATCCTGAGAAGGACAGTGTGGAATTGCTATCTCAGAATATAGCCAAGGAACAGCAGGCAAATTGCTGATGCTGGTTGTTACTTCATCAAGGTTAACAATCTTTTAATGATTAATACGCTTAATTTCATCTCGTGGAATTGTCGAGGAGGTATTTCTCATTCTAGGAAGCAGAGAAGTATACGTTCTTTTATCTCTGATCATAGTTTGTCGTTTATTGGTCTTATCGAAACAAAAAAAGATTCTATTGATGATTTCTTAATAAGGAGGCTTTGGCCAAATTTGGATTTCGATTACTGTTTCTCGGCCTCGAATGGAGCTTCTGGAGGTTTGTTGTGCATATGGGATTCAACTCTTATTTCTCCCTCAAGGATTATTACCACTGACAGATGGATTTCTATAGATTTTACGTTGAATGCTGTTGAGATTCGCTTTATACTTTTATACGCTCCTAATTGCCAGATATATAGAGCTGCCATTTGGTCTGAATTACTTCCGGTTTTGAATTGCGACAGACAGTGTCTTCTTACTGGGGATTTCAATGATATTTTAGATCCGTTAGAGAGAGCTAATTGTCATACTATCACGGCTTCTATGATTCAGTTTTCTAACTTCATTCAGTCTGCAGGTCTGTTTGAGATTCCTCTTCACGGGAGATTCTTTACGTGGCAAAACAGGCTCTCTAAATCGAAGCTGGATAGATGCTTCGTTTCTCCTTCTCTGATGAATATATGGCCAAATATGCATCTTAAAGCCTTGGCGAGATCGTTTTCGGACCACATTCCGATTCTTTTCAATTCTCAAAACCGTATAGATTGGGGTCCTCGTCCGTTTCGCTCCATTAACGCGTGGTGGGATCATAAAGATTTTGCTTCTTTTATCAAGACTTCATGGCTCTCTTTTAATGATCACAGCTCTTTTGCAATCAAGTTACGTGAGTTACGGAAGCTTATTAAAGTCTggaatattaatatttttggggATCTAAATGTGAAAACTGAGCAGTTAAAGCAGAATATCACTGATTTAGAATCCATCACTGATGATAGAAACCTTACGGAGGATGAGCAGACTGCCCTTTCTACGCTTCAATCTGATCAGCTAAGAGTCAATAAACAGCTCGAAACTCTCTGGCTTCAGAAATCTCGTCTAAACTGGAGTCTTTTAGGAGACAAGAACACCGCATTCTTTCATACTTCCGCTTCGATTCACGCCAAGAACAATCTCATTTCTGAGATTCTTATTGATAATGTGAGTTACTCTACTCCTTTTGATATCAAGCATAACATTACTTTGTTCTACAAGAGTTTGTACAGTAGGAGTAAGCCTGTTTCTTTTAGTCTCAATGCTCTCACTTTCAAAACTCTTACTTCTTTACAAGCTTCAGATTTGGTTAACTGTTTTGGTTTGGATGAGATTCAATCTACATTGATGAATTGTGATGGAAACAAAGCCCCGGGCCCGGACGGTTTTAACTTGTATTTTTACAAGCAGGCCTGGCCATTTTTGAAGCATGATTTTCAAAAGCTATTCTCATATTTTTTCAGAACTGGGCATTTTCCGAAGCAGCTGAATACGGCTTTTTTGGTTCTCTTGCCAAAGTTTAAGGGAGCTAACAACATTAAAGACTTTCGTCCAATTAGTCTTATAAATGGTGtatttaaaattgtttcaaAGCTTCTAGCAAACCGGCTTGCTCCTCTTCTTCCTGCTATTATTTCAGAAAACCAATTCGGGTTTATCAAAGGGCGAAGTATACATGATTGTCATTCCATCGCAGCTGAACTGATTCACCTTTCTTATAGGAGAAAAGAACAATATTTTATTATCAAGCTCGATTTTCATAAGGCGTTCGATAGTGTCTCTTGGCAATTTATTCTGGATATCCTcgataaaatgaaatttaatgtAAGATGGATTAAGTGGATTCATTCCATGCTCAGCTCTTCTCAACTTTCAGTGCTGATTAATGGAAGTCCTTCTGATAATTTCTTTATGGAGAAAGGTGTGCGGCAAGGTGACCCTTTATCGACAATGTTGTTTGTTATCGCAGCTGAAGGATTTAAAATCCTTATTGACAAAGCTAAGAGTCTGGGTATTATTGGAGGAATTGATATCGATGGTTACAGGGAATCTTTATCTTTATTACAATTTGCAGACGATGCTCTTCTTTTCCTCCCGAATAACATCGACATGATTAGAAATTTACTCAGAGTTCTTCGTTGTTTTGAACTCATATCCGGCCTTCGTATCAACTTCCAGAAGAGTTCAATTATTGGCTTGAATGTGAATATGGAGTGCATAGCTGAAGCagctaatattttaaattgtcagATTGAAAGTCTTCCTTTTTCTTATCTAGGAATGCCACTGTCTAGAAATCAATTAGCTCGGTCTCACTTTGATCCTTTGCTCCAAAAATTTTCTTCTAATTTGGCTCGCTGGAAAGGACAGCTTCTTTCTCCGGCTGGTCGTTTAATCTTGCTCAAGTCAGTTTTATGCAGTCTTCCCGTATATTCGATGTGTTCTTTTGTTATTCCGATTTCCGTCATTACAACTATGGAGAGTCACATGAAACATTTCTTATGGACTGGTTCGCACTCTCAGAGAGGTATTTGCAAAGTATCCTGGGATAATGTTTGTCTCCCGTTGCGCTTTGGAGGCCTTAATGTCCCTTCTTTACGTCTCAAAAATCAAAGCTTGTTATTAAAGTGGATTTGGAAGTTGTTTTGCTGTGATAGAAACTCGCTTTGGTTTTCGGTTATGAGAGTTGGTTCTAGCATTTCTTCTTGGCGAGATGTCACAAACCCTCGTAACCGGAACTTATCTTCATTATGGCGGAATATTAGAAAAGTCTGCAACTCAAATAATGCagtttgggatttgtttcaagCTAATATCAGTTTTGTTCCTGGAAATGGTGTTCGAATCAGATTTTGGAGTGACATTTGGTTGCCAAATCAGCAACAGCCCCTAGCCTTGACTTATCAAAGTCTCTTTGGTTTATCTCGGTGTCCAGAAGCCAATCTGTCAAGCATTTTTAATCAAAGCACAGGTCagttttctgaatttttttggaGACGCAGATTGCGTGTTGGGGAAGCTGCTATCTTCACCAATCTGTTGCAATTAATTCAGCAGATTAAACTTCATCCTCTCAGGCTTGACGTCGCGAATTGGAAGCATGTTGAGAAGTATTCGGCATCATCATTTATTCAGTGCTACCACGACAAATTTCAGGTTGATTCCGACTCTTTCTTAATCAGTTTATGGAAGCAGAAAGTCCCGCCTCGAATTCTTTTCTTCCTCTGGTTACTTATTAAGGAAAGAATCATCTCGAATTCTTTTCTGTACCGGAGAGGGCTGCTCTCTTTTCCTAATTCTTCTTGTTCGATTTGTGGCAAAGTTGAGACTGGGATTCATATTATTCTTCGCTGTGATTTAGCTTGGAAGTTTTGGAACTCTTTGTTGAAGAAAATTGACATTGTGGCTTTTTCTTTTCCGGATAATTGCAAGAATTTCTATCAACAATGGTTAGCATTGTCGGGCTATAAATTCAGAAAATTATGGGCAACTATATGGTTCTTTTGTGTTTGGGAGTTATGGAAAGTTCGGAATAGAAGGGTGTTCAAGCAAGAAACAACGGATTACgatgatttaatttttctatgtATCAATAAGGGTGTGATTCATTTTaagtttcataacgcttgtttTTTGTATAATGGTAATGACGTTTTTAGAAGCTTAGCTTATTTTGCTAGAGGCTTGTGCCGGTTTTTGCCTTCCACTTCTTGTGATTGTGCtaatataataatcatttataaaaaaaaaatattataattagttaCTTGCCTTACATTCTTAAATTTACCTGTTAAATTTTCctcatttatattatttcattaTATGGTTGCACATTTactagataaaaataaataattttatatttttccatCAGAAAATATGACttgtgtaattttattttaatttttattggaGTCTAATCTCCATTCAAACTCTCATCTTTTGAAAATAACTTTTGAACTTAAGTCCATTAACATGAATCTCAACATGTTCGGTAAAGACTCGAcctatttaaattgtttttatacatataaaataatggGCACAACAAATTAAGAACATACATTTacattaaaattcaaatatatattttcatgcATAAATAAAcatcaaattgtttttttttttgaaattttggttttggCATTGTCAGATTTGTTTAACAGAATAATGAGGATTTGAATGGTCATATCAAAGGCAAGTCAATGTTGGTCTAAAATGGGAATAATACAATTGTTTTCCGAACAATTTGTTTCTATTTTGAAGAAGAAAAGCATCCTTATGCTATGTTTTACAaagcaaatattttgaattttgtacTTCCAGTCTTTATGAAGTCATCATGGCTTTTCTTAGTTTTATGGTTCATTTACTTTCTTcttaggccatgtttggttcatggaataggtccggaatagaatagctattccgtattgAATAGTTATTCCTcactttggttcatggaatagtaaCTCCAtggaattgctattccatgattttatggaataactactcctctcaaaaagtaaagaatagctatttcattcttcatgaaatagctattctattccatgctatttcattccatgaaccaaacatggccttaaGCTTTTGACAGAGCAGATCTGTCTGCAATATCTTGATAATGGAAACAAAGGTTTGGGAGTGTTAAATGAAAGTGTCTAAATCTAGTACCTGCAAGTAAAAGAAACAATTTTTATTGTATTTCTTAAACATaggaaatcaaagaaaaattataCATGTAAAATTTGATACCTTTGTTTAGGCCACCGACCATGATCACAGCCACCACCTTACCCTGGGATTCTGCCATTACTAAACAATAGATATATGTATCatacattatttaaaaataatcaaacataaaataaGACATTTGAAAAATCTATTTAAGTAGGTTATcgtcaaattttatataacggATACATCtacaatacatatttgatacatctatatacatctccgatacatatttgatacatttccgatacatatttgaccGTATGAACCCTCTTTTTTTATACTGTCTTTTTTGTagttttattacatatatttttatgcaTATTAGACCCATTTCTAATATACATTTGATGCTCATGAAATGCATCTTTACTCCTTGATATATTCTTGATACATCTTcgatacacaatttatacataataaataaatacattttaaatgtaattaatagATACATCCTCAATACATAATTTGTACAtgataaatacatttcaaatgtaattaatagatACGtggttgatacataatttatacatgataaatatatttcaaatgtaattaatagatACATGGTTGATACATAGTTTATACATGATAGTAACATTTTTtactatataatttatacatgataatacaaaaattaaatgcATTTAATAAATACATCATTGATGCAGGATTTATACATGATaggtacaatttttaaaattaaatggatATAttgttgataaataatttatatatttttataaatatatttaatagatATATCTCTGATACATAGTATGCATGGtagatatattatttatacattagATCTGTATTCGGTTTGTATTAACAATATATTCGatgcataatttataaaaatatagtatttattttttaaaatggtatcatttgtatatttttatattttaaattaatatttaagcaTGTAAAtaagtatataaataaattatttatattaaaaaaacaaaaaaaaaactaagtaTAAATCAAATACCCAATTCAGCTTTCTGAATTGGGTACAAAATGAATTGGACCCAGTTCAGCTTACTGAATTGGGTCCAATTCATACATTGACC is a window of Mercurialis annua linkage group LG2, ddMerAnnu1.2, whole genome shotgun sequence DNA encoding:
- the LOC130015183 gene encoding uncharacterized protein LOC130015183; this encodes MSRILSYVQKNLSPNQNMLKYQRFAYQKPDSRKVQGIWEAGEGSSCQDKALNTREDFFFNEFGVPVSMTPSKEFVINVHESDLPTLLLDSFASTQPSTDLDSESESVFNSTSCKLGNKNSVLSLRSPSSSSDHRVNNPDATIPNPDMSLITLRKKFLKPIISREDSPLDNIIPLSDNHVTGSNRSHVEETPIIAEKTEAQKTWDVGFQLGLFNKDPEKDSVELLSQNIAKEQQANC